In the Acidobacteriota bacterium genome, one interval contains:
- a CDS encoding hydantoinase B/oxoprolinase family protein, giving the protein MRLDPVEFEIFKNILVSIAEEMGVTLCRTGFSPNIKERLDYSCAIYDAHGATIAQGDHMPVHLGAMPLSVRAAIDHCPMQPGDIVILNDPFHGGTHLPDITLVAPVCLGRSRRPAFYVANRAHHSDVGGMSPGSMPLAREIYQEGIIIPPTKLVDRGDVVLDVMALILANVRTPEEREGDLTAQIAATRVGESRLREIVEKYGRRRVERYAAAMQDYTDRVMRATIARIPDGEYRFEDCMDDDGFSDKPIWIRVAVRIAGDRAEVDFTGTEAQTGGGVNANLAITLSATLYAFRCLVREDVLYNEGIGRAIRVIAPEGTLVNARRPAAMAGGNVEASQRITDVLLGALGQALPELMPAASQGTMNNVTLGGVDPRTGRRFAYYETIGGGMGGRQGLSGISGVHTHMSNTRNTPVEAIEHYLPVRILRYGLRAESGGAGRFRGGQGIVREYEMLTATEVTVLSERRRFAPYGAAGGEPGACGRNTVTRAGREETIGGKARVTLDAGDRLRIETPGGGGYGPAEGQT; this is encoded by the coding sequence ATGCGCCTCGATCCTGTCGAGTTCGAGATCTTCAAGAACATTCTGGTCTCTATCGCCGAAGAGATGGGGGTCACGCTCTGCCGGACTGGGTTTTCGCCAAACATCAAGGAGCGCCTCGACTACTCATGTGCGATCTATGACGCACACGGCGCGACCATCGCACAGGGGGATCACATGCCGGTCCACCTCGGTGCGATGCCGCTGTCGGTCCGCGCGGCCATCGATCACTGCCCGATGCAACCCGGTGACATCGTCATTCTGAACGACCCGTTTCACGGCGGCACACACCTGCCGGACATCACGCTCGTGGCACCGGTGTGTCTCGGCCGGAGCCGGAGGCCGGCGTTCTACGTGGCGAACCGAGCGCACCATTCGGACGTCGGCGGCATGAGTCCCGGATCGATGCCGCTTGCCAGGGAGATCTATCAGGAAGGCATCATCATCCCCCCGACCAAGCTGGTGGACCGTGGCGACGTGGTCCTCGATGTCATGGCTCTGATCCTCGCCAACGTTCGGACGCCCGAGGAGAGAGAGGGCGACCTGACGGCGCAGATCGCCGCAACCCGCGTCGGCGAGAGCCGGCTCCGTGAAATCGTCGAGAAGTACGGGCGGCGCCGTGTCGAACGCTACGCCGCCGCGATGCAGGACTACACGGACCGCGTCATGCGCGCGACGATCGCGCGGATTCCGGATGGCGAGTACCGGTTTGAAGACTGCATGGACGACGACGGATTCAGTGACAAGCCGATCTGGATTCGGGTGGCCGTTCGCATCGCCGGCGATCGGGCGGAGGTGGATTTCACCGGGACAGAGGCACAGACCGGCGGCGGCGTGAATGCCAACTTGGCGATCACCCTGTCGGCCACGCTCTACGCCTTCCGCTGCCTGGTGCGCGAGGACGTGCTCTATAACGAAGGCATTGGGCGCGCGATTCGAGTGATTGCTCCCGAAGGAACTCTGGTGAACGCTCGCCGGCCGGCCGCGATGGCGGGAGGCAACGTCGAGGCCTCGCAGCGAATCACAGACGTGTTGCTTGGCGCACTGGGCCAGGCGTTGCCCGAGTTGATGCCCGCTGCGAGCCAGGGGACCATGAACAATGTGACACTCGGTGGAGTCGATCCGCGCACCGGCCGGCGGTTCGCGTACTACGAGACCATCGGAGGCGGCATGGGAGGCCGGCAAGGCCTCTCTGGCATCAGCGGCGTCCACACCCACATGAGCAACACGCGGAACACGCCTGTTGAAGCGATCGAGCACTATCTGCCGGTGCGTATCCTGCGCTATGGCTTGCGGGCGGAGAGCGGCGGAGCCGGCCGCTTTCGCGGGGGCCAAGGGATCGTTCGTGAGTACGAGATGCTGACCGCGACGGAGGTGACCGTGCTCTCGGAGCGGCGGCGCTTTGCGCCGTACGGCGCGGCGGGTGGCGAGCCGGGCGCCTGCGGGCGCAATACAGTCACCCGCGCCGGTCGCGAAGAGACAATCGGTGGCAAGGCGCGCGTCACGCTTGATGCAGGCGACCGCCTACGCATCGAGACGCCCGGCGGCGGCGGCTACGGTCCTGCTGAGGGGCAGACATGA
- a CDS encoding MFS transporter: MSTTLPARQSSSGLFTWWREATPQARRALVAGFLGWMLDSFDVMLYALVLASLIADLDMAKTTAGLLGSVTLLASAVGGMVFGIAADRFGRTRALMASILIYSVFTAACGLSRTVAELAVFRVLLGLGMGGEWASGAALVSETWPTEHRGKALGIMQSAWAVGYAAAAAVTAIVLPVWGWRAVFFVGILPALLTFWIRRRVEEPEIWRRSRTVATDARSGFGDIFRGRMLGLTLSVTVMNACTMFGWWGFNLWIPAYLSLPTSEGGIGLSASAMSGLIIAMQIGMWFGYVTFGFISDVLGRKVSYISYLSLAALLVLAYSFTRNPLMLLVLGPFVAFFGTGYFSGFAVVTAEIYPTKIRATAQGFTYNIGRVASAIAPLAVGSLAQTWGFRVALSITAIAFLLAAFSWVTIPETKGRPLQ; this comes from the coding sequence ATGAGTACCACGCTCCCCGCCAGGCAGTCGTCGAGCGGGCTGTTCACGTGGTGGCGGGAGGCCACCCCGCAAGCGAGGCGTGCTTTGGTCGCCGGCTTCCTTGGCTGGATGCTCGACTCGTTTGACGTAATGCTCTACGCACTCGTCCTGGCCTCGCTCATCGCTGACCTCGACATGGCGAAAACGACGGCCGGACTGCTCGGGTCAGTCACACTGCTGGCCTCGGCCGTGGGCGGCATGGTATTCGGCATTGCTGCGGACCGCTTTGGTCGGACCCGGGCCCTTATGGCCAGTATCCTGATCTACTCGGTCTTCACAGCGGCATGCGGTCTCTCACGGACAGTTGCCGAGCTCGCCGTGTTCCGCGTGCTGCTCGGACTAGGCATGGGAGGTGAGTGGGCGAGCGGAGCGGCGCTGGTGTCCGAGACCTGGCCCACCGAACACCGTGGCAAGGCGCTTGGCATCATGCAGAGCGCTTGGGCAGTCGGTTACGCGGCCGCGGCGGCGGTGACCGCCATCGTTCTGCCGGTGTGGGGCTGGCGAGCCGTCTTCTTTGTCGGCATACTGCCGGCGCTCCTGACGTTCTGGATTCGCCGCCGGGTCGAGGAACCAGAGATCTGGCGGCGCTCGAGGACCGTGGCGACAGACGCGCGGAGCGGTTTCGGCGACATTTTCCGTGGCCGCATGCTGGGGCTCACGCTCAGCGTGACGGTTATGAACGCTTGCACGATGTTCGGGTGGTGGGGCTTCAATCTCTGGATCCCCGCATATCTGTCGCTGCCCACTTCGGAGGGCGGCATCGGGTTGAGTGCGTCCGCGATGTCCGGCCTGATCATTGCCATGCAAATCGGGATGTGGTTCGGCTATGTTACGTTCGGGTTTATCAGCGACGTGCTCGGACGAAAAGTTAGCTACATTTCATATCTCTCTCTCGCAGCGCTGCTGGTCCTCGCCTACAGCTTCACGCGGAACCCGCTCATGTTGCTCGTTCTCGGCCCCTTCGTCGCGTTTTTTGGGACGGGTTACTTCAGCGGCTTCGCCGTCGTGACCGCCGAAATCTACCCGACGAAGATCCGCGCCACCGCCCAGGGGTTCACGTACAACATCGGACGGGTGGCCAGCGCTATCGCGCCACTCGCCGTCGGGTCGCTGGCCCAAACTTGGGGATTCAGGGTCGCTCTTTCCATCACCGCGATAGCGTTTCTGTTGGCCGCTTTCTCATGGGTGACTATCCCAGAGACGAAGGGGAGACCGCTCCAATAG